One Gammaproteobacteria bacterium genomic window, AGCATCGATTACACGCGAGATTCAGCCGCGGCTGTGCGCCTTGAGCGCGGGGAGGAAATGGGCCGCTTCAATATGGGCTCCACCGCAATCGTGCTCTTCGGCGACGCAAGTGTGGCATGGGATGCCCGTTTGCGCGTAGACATACCGGTGAAGATGGGCGAGGAGATCGGACGCGCCGCGCTCGGCTCCCTCCAGGCGGATCACGCGGTATCCCAGGAAAACGCCATCGCCTGAACAATGTGATCGTGGCCCGCCGCCAGCATGACCAGGCGATCCAGCCCCACGGCGACCCCGGCGCAAGCGGGCAAACCATGCGCGAGCGCGGCCAGCAAATTCTCATCCAGCGGTACTATCGGCGCAACTGACTCGCGGCGCGACGCAAGCTCGCGCTCGAAACGCGCCCGCTGCTCGCAAGGATCGGTCAGCTCGTGAAAGCCGTTGGCCAGTTCGACCCCGTATGCCAGCAACTCGAAGCGTGACGCCACCGACGGCGCGCCGGGCCGGACTGTAGCCAGCGCGGCCTGATCCTCAGGGAAATCGTAGATAAACGTAAAGCCGTCACGCGAGCATTCCGGCACGATGACGTGCGACATGAGCAGCTCCAGCCAGCCCCGGCGATCCAGCTCGGTATGCATCTCGATGCCGCGTGCGGCCAGACTTGCCCTGCACGCCGCGATCGACACGGTCGCGCTGTCCAGTCCTGAATGCTCGGCGAAAGCGTCGCGGTAGGTGACACGCCGGGCCGGTGTCATCGGGCAAAGATTGTCCAGCGCACGCCCGAGCAGCGCCTCGACTTCGTCCATGAGCGCGTGATGATCGAAACCCAGCCGGTACCACTCGATCAACGAGAACTCGGGATTGTGATAGCGCCCTGCCTCGCCTTCCCGAAAGACTTTTGCGATCTCATAAATATCGCCGTAACCTGCCGCCAGCAAACGCTTCATGGCGAATTCGGGCGAAGTGCGCAAGTATCGATCGCGATCCGGCGCGGGTACCAGGAAGCTGGCGAGCTGCGGATCGGTAACGGCGGTCTGGCAGAGCGCGGGGGTCTCCACTTCCAGCACGTCGCGAGCGGCGAAAAACGCCCTTATGCGCGCGAGCAACCGTGCCCGTAACCGTAAAGTTTCCGGCGACGCCGTGGGGCGCCAGTTATGCGGCATTCGGGAGACGACGCCGCAGGAGTCCGTCACGCCTTTACGCGCGACACGTAATCGCCGGTGCGGGTGTCGATCTTCAGCACCTCGCCCTCCTCGATAAACAACGGCACCTTGACCACGGCGCCGGTCTCCAGGGTGGCGGGCTTGGTGCCGCCGGAAGCCGTGTCGCCGCGTACGCCGGGATCGGTCATTACAATGCGCAGCTCGACGAAATTCTGCGGGGATATGGCAAGCGGCGCGCCGTTGTACAAGGTGACCTGGCAACTATCCTGTTCCTTGAGCCATAGCCTCGCGTCGCCCACCACCGCTTTCGACGCCGCGTGCTGCTCGAAGGTGTCAGGCATCATGAAATGCCAGAATTGGCCGTCGGTATACAGGTACTGCATTTCGGTATCGACCACGTCTGCCGCTTCAACCGAGTCACCGGACTTGAAGGTGCGATCCAGCACGCGACTGGTCTTCAGGTTACGCAGCCGGACCCGGCTGAACGCCTGACCCTTGCCAGGCTTTACAAATTCATTCTCGACGATGGTGTGCGGATCCCCATCCAGCATAATCTTGAGGCCGCTTTTGAATTCGCTGGTACTATAATTCGCCATTCGTATCCTTGGATTTTATGTCAGCATTCATGCGCGTGCGCCAAGCGCCGCGGCAAAGCGCGATATGATAACGCTAAGCGACAGGGTAAAGCACACACCCGCCTGGCAGACGGAACTTGCTACAGTTATCACCGATCCGGCCGAGTTGTTGCGACGGCTGCGACTGGACCAGGCCCTGCTGCCGGCGGCCCGACACGCCGCGCGCCTGTTTCCACTGCGCGCGCCGTTGAGCTACGTCGCGCGCATGAAGCCGGGCGATCCAGACGACCCGCTGCTGCGGCAGGTTCTCCCGCTGCACATCGAATGCGAAGACGCGCCGGGCTTCATCGCCGATCCGGTGGGCGACCTGGACGCCATGCCCGTTCCCGGTCTCCTGCACAAATATCACGGTCGCGTATTGCTGATCGCGACCGCCGCCTGCGCGGTGCATTGCCGGTTCTGTTTCCGACGGCATTTCCCGTATGGCAACGCCCGCCCTTCCGGCGATTCGTGGCGCCTCGCGCTGGACTATATCGCGGCCGATCATAGCATCGGCGAGGTGATATTGAGTGGCGGCGATCCGTTGTCGCTCAACGATCGCCGCCTGAGCGAACTGGTCTCGCGCATCGAGGCGATAAACCACGTCCAGCGCCTGCGCATTCACACGCGTCAGCCCGTCGTGCTGCCCGCGCGGGTGGACGACATGCTGCTGGGATGGCTTGACGAAACGCGGCTCAGGAAAATTTTCGTGGTACATGTCAATCACGCGAATGAGCTGGACGCCGCGGTCGCCGGTGCGCTCAATCGCCTCAAGAGTGTGGAGGTGACCTTATTGAATCAATGCGTGCTGTTGCGCGGCGTGAACGATTCCGTCGCGGCCTTGCGCGGGCTCAGCGAGGCGCTGTTCAAAGCCGGCGTGTTGCCGTATTACCTGCACCTGCTCGACCGGGTACAGGGCGCGGCGCACTTCGACGTATCGGCGGCACGCGGCCTGGAACTGATCGGGGATTTGAGTGACAGTCTGCCAGGCTACCTGGTGCCGCGCCTTGTGACGGAGCGCGCCGGCGATAGTGCGAAGCGCTGGATCAGTTGATCGGTCAAGCTAACCTGCGAGCGCGCAGATCGCCTGAAACTGTTCCGGGAATACGAGACGGCCGCCATGAGGCAGCTTGCCCGGTGTCAGTTCCCGTATGCTTATGGCGGCATCGCAGCCGGTGAGATTATGGCTCAGCGCGAAGTCCGATAGTGGCCTGAAGCCGTGCCGCAGGTAATACTCGATCTGCCCAACCTCCGCGATGGCGACAAAACCCATGCGTTCAGCGCCCGCCACCGCCTCGCGCAGCAGCACGCCGCCGATGCCGCGATAAGCCTGCGAGGGCACCACCGACATCGGCCCCAGCACCAGCAAATCCGTCGCCGCTTCGTCGTCCTGCAGGCCGATGCGCGTGAGCATAACGTGTCCGACCAGCCGCCCATGGTACTCCGCGACCAGCGACAGCTCCGGTATGTAGCCGGCGGTATTGCGCAGCGCGGACACCAGCTGCGCCTCGGCGTCGCCCTCGAACGCGCTGATATTCACCACGTCGATCGCCTGCAGGTCGCCTGCTTTTTCAGCCCGTACCAGAATGTCACTCATCGTGTCCTCCGCGGTATGCGTATGGTGGTGTTCGACTGAGCTTAGCTACGTTTTTCCTTCGTTTACGCGGGGGGTCGCAGAATTGCGACTACCACACGGCGTCCGCGCCAGCCGCCTGCCCGGTATACGCACGACGGCGAACGACGGCAACACCTCGTCTGTTACTCAGGGCGCTCCCTGCAGCGTTTTGATCCGGGCTTCCAGTGGCGGATGACTCATCAGCAATCGCTTCAGCCCCTGACCAATGCCGCCCACGATGCCGAATGCGGCGAGCTGGCCCGGTAGATCGCGCGGCTCGCTGATGCTCTGCAGGCGACGCAGCGCCGCGATCATCTTGTCGCGCCCGGCCAGGCGCGCGCCACCAGCATCGGCGTGAAACTCGCGGTAACGTGAAAACCACATCGCGATCATGGCCGCCAGAATGCCCAGCAGCATTTCCGCCACGATGCTGCCAATGAAATAACCAGGACCTATACCGCGCTCGACTTTGAACACGGTGCGATCCACCAAAGTGCCGATGATGCGCGAAAAGAAGATCACAAAGGTATTCAGCACGCCTTGCAGCAAGCCCATGGTCAGCATGTCGCCGTTGGCGACGTGACTGACTTCGTGCCCCAGCACCGCCTCCGCCTCGTCTTCGGTCATGGTTTGCAGCAGCCCGCTGCTGACGGCCACCAGCGCGCTGTTCTTGCTCATGCCGGTCGCGAACGCGTTCGGCTGCGCGGAATCGAAGATGCCAACTTCCGGTATGCCGATGCCCGCCTGCCTGGCCTGCCGGCGCACGGTCTCGACCAGCCAGGTTTCGGTGCGATTCTCCGGCCGCTCGATCACCTTGACCCCCATGCTCTTTTTGGCGAGCCACTTCGACATCGCAAGCGAGATGAATGAACCCGCAAACCCGAATACGGCGGCCATTATCAGCAGGCCGTTGATGCCCATGCCCTGGCTCGCGAGATAGGCATCCAGTCCCAGCACCCGCGATGACACGCTGAGTACCGCCAGCACCGAAAAGTTGGCGAGCAGAAACAATGCAATTCTACTGAACATGATTTGATTGATATCCGTGTGAAATCTGGCGCCTAGATCAGGGTGGCGCGCGAAAATTCAAGGGCGTTGAGCCTCACCGGCTGCCAGCGACGCGCGGTCGCAGGATCGACCGCCCTGTTCGATGTCTTAAGTCTGCTGTTCCACTTGAATTGTGTCGATCCTCTGATAGCCGCGCGGCAGCTTGATGCCGCGGCGTCCGCGCTCGCCCGCATGCCGTTCCAGTTCATCCGGTTTCATGGTCTTGGTCTGTTTGCCGGCGTGTAACACAAGCTTTTCGCCGGGCTGAACGAGTGCTGTCGCCACCACGAATTCCTGACGCGCCTTGAGCTTTGGAGCGGGGATGCCGATAAAGCGGTTGCCCTTGCCGCGGTTGAGCACAGGCAGTTCGGCAAGCGGCATCACCAGCATGTAACCTTCGCGCGTGACGGCGACGATCCGCTCTGTGTCGATGCTGCGCACCCTTAGCGGCGGCAACACGTGCGCGCCCGCCGGCACCGACAACGACGCCTTGCCGGCCCTATTACGCGAGATCATGTCCTCCAGACGACAGACAAAACCATAACCACCGTCGGTGGCCAGCCAGTACAAATCATCCGCTGCGCCGACCATCAAGCCGGTGAAAACCGCGCCTGGCGGCGGATTGAGCCGGCCGGTCAACGGTTCGCCCTGACCGCGCGCTGAAGGCAACGTATGCGCGGGCAGCGCGTAGGTGCGTCCGCTGGAGTCCAGAAAAATCGCCTGCTGGTTGCTGCGGCCCTGTGTCGCGGTCAAGAATCCATCGCCCGCACGGTAGTTCAATGCGCTGACGTCGATATCGTGCCCCTTGGCCAGACGCACCCAGCCTTGTCGCGACAGCACGACCGTTATCGGATCGGAGGGCAGCATGACATTGAGATCGATGACGCGCGCCGCTTCACGCGCCACCACCAGGCTTCGACGTGCATCGCCATAGCTTTCGGCGTCGGCCAGCAATTCACTGCGGATCAGCGCTTTCAGGCGGCGCTCGGAGCCCAGCGTCTTCTGCAACTCGCTGCGCTCGCGTTGCAGCTCGTCCTGTTCGCCACGGATTTTCATCTCTTCGAGCTTCGCCAGATGCCTGAGCCTTAGCTCAAGAATCGCTTCGGCCTGTGCATCCGTAAGACCAAGGCGCGCGATCAACGCCGGTTTCGGCTGATCTTCGCGGCGGATGATGGCGATTACCTCATCGATGTTCAGAAACGCGATCAGCAACCCTTCCAGCAGATGCAACCGCTGCTGGACCTTGTCCAGCCGCCATTCGAGGCGCCGGCGCACCGTTCGCCTGCGGAAAGTCAGCCACTCCGTGAGCAGTGAAAGCAGATCCTTGACCCGCGGCCGGCCGTTCAGTCCGATCACGTTCACATTGACGCGGTACGTGCGCTCGAGCTCCGTGGTGACGAACAAATGCGACATCAGGCCCTCCACATCCACCCGGTTGCTGCGCGGCACGATTACCAGGCGTGTCGGATGCTCGTGATCGGACTCGTCGCGCAGGTCTTCCACCATTGGCAGCTTCTTGGCCTGCATGAGTCCGGCGATCTGCTCCAGCACCTTGGCGCCGGAGACCTGAAACGGCAGCGCGGTGACAACGATATCGCCGTCTTCCTCCGCAAAGCGCGCGCGCATGCGCACCGCGCCGTTGCCGGTTCGATAAAGCTGCATGAGTTCATCCCGGGTGGAGATGATCTCCGCCTCGGTGGGATAATCCGGGCCTTTGATGTGCTCACACAGTTCTTCCAGGGTCGTTTTCGGATGCTCCAGCAGCCGCACGCAGGCGGCCACGACTTCGCGCAGGTTGTGCGGCGGGATGTCGGTGGACATGCCCACCGCGATGCCGCTGCCGCCGTTGAGCAACACGTTCGGCAAACGCGCGGGCAGCAGCGTCGGTTCCTGCAACGTGCCGTCGAAGTTGGGCGCCCATTCGACCGTGCCCTGCTCCAGTTCCTGCAACAGACTCCGCGCGTAAGGTGTCAGCCGCGATTCCGTGTAGCGCATGGCCGCGAACGATTTGGGATCGTCCGGCGAACCCCAGTTGCCGTGACCGTCGACCAGCGGGTAGCGGTACGCGAACGGCTGCGCCATCAACACCATCGCTTCGTAACATGCCGAGTCGCCGTGCGGGTGAAACTTGCCGATTACATCGCCCACGGTGCGCGCCGATTTCTTGGGCTTGGCCGCGGCCGACAGCCCCAGTTCCGACATGGCGTATACGATGCGCCGCTGCACGGGCTTCAAGCCGTCGCCGATCGCCGGCAAGGCGCGGTCGAGGATCACGTACATGGAATAATCCAGGTACGCCTTCTCGGTGAAGACCTTAAGCGGCAGGCGCTCGAAGCCTTCGAAGTCCAGGTTCAAGTTATTCGTCATCGC contains:
- the epmB gene encoding EF-P beta-lysylation protein EpmB; the protein is MITLSDRVKHTPAWQTELATVITDPAELLRRLRLDQALLPAARHAARLFPLRAPLSYVARMKPGDPDDPLLRQVLPLHIECEDAPGFIADPVGDLDAMPVPGLLHKYHGRVLLIATAACAVHCRFCFRRHFPYGNARPSGDSWRLALDYIAADHSIGEVILSGGDPLSLNDRRLSELVSRIEAINHVQRLRIHTRQPVVLPARVDDMLLGWLDETRLRKIFVVHVNHANELDAAVAGALNRLKSVEVTLLNQCVLLRGVNDSVAALRGLSEALFKAGVLPYYLHLLDRVQGAAHFDVSAARGLELIGDLSDSLPGYLVPRLVTERAGDSAKRWIS
- the parC gene encoding DNA topoisomerase IV subunit A; the encoded protein is MTNNLNLDFEGFERLPLKVFTEKAYLDYSMYVILDRALPAIGDGLKPVQRRIVYAMSELGLSAAAKPKKSARTVGDVIGKFHPHGDSACYEAMVLMAQPFAYRYPLVDGHGNWGSPDDPKSFAAMRYTESRLTPYARSLLQELEQGTVEWAPNFDGTLQEPTLLPARLPNVLLNGGSGIAVGMSTDIPPHNLREVVAACVRLLEHPKTTLEELCEHIKGPDYPTEAEIISTRDELMQLYRTGNGAVRMRARFAEEDGDIVVTALPFQVSGAKVLEQIAGLMQAKKLPMVEDLRDESDHEHPTRLVIVPRSNRVDVEGLMSHLFVTTELERTYRVNVNVIGLNGRPRVKDLLSLLTEWLTFRRRTVRRRLEWRLDKVQQRLHLLEGLLIAFLNIDEVIAIIRREDQPKPALIARLGLTDAQAEAILELRLRHLAKLEEMKIRGEQDELQRERSELQKTLGSERRLKALIRSELLADAESYGDARRSLVVAREAARVIDLNVMLPSDPITVVLSRQGWVRLAKGHDIDVSALNYRAGDGFLTATQGRSNQQAIFLDSSGRTYALPAHTLPSARGQGEPLTGRLNPPPGAVFTGLMVGAADDLYWLATDGGYGFVCRLEDMISRNRAGKASLSVPAGAHVLPPLRVRSIDTERIVAVTREGYMLVMPLAELPVLNRGKGNRFIGIPAPKLKARQEFVVATALVQPGEKLVLHAGKQTKTMKPDELERHAGERGRRGIKLPRGYQRIDTIQVEQQT
- a CDS encoding N-acetyltransferase — encoded protein: MSDILVRAEKAGDLQAIDVVNISAFEGDAEAQLVSALRNTAGYIPELSLVAEYHGRLVGHVMLTRIGLQDDEAATDLLVLGPMSVVPSQAYRGIGGVLLREAVAGAERMGFVAIAEVGQIEYYLRHGFRPLSDFALSHNLTGCDAAISIRELTPGKLPHGGRLVFPEQFQAICALAG
- the efp gene encoding elongation factor P, with the protein product MANYSTSEFKSGLKIMLDGDPHTIVENEFVKPGKGQAFSRVRLRNLKTSRVLDRTFKSGDSVEAADVVDTEMQYLYTDGQFWHFMMPDTFEQHAASKAVVGDARLWLKEQDSCQVTLYNGAPLAISPQNFVELRIVMTDPGVRGDTASGGTKPATLETGAVVKVPLFIEEGEVLKIDTRTGDYVSRVKA
- the genX gene encoding EF-P lysine aminoacylase GenX, coding for MPHNWRPTASPETLRLRARLLARIRAFFAARDVLEVETPALCQTAVTDPQLASFLVPAPDRDRYLRTSPEFAMKRLLAAGYGDIYEIAKVFREGEAGRYHNPEFSLIEWYRLGFDHHALMDEVEALLGRALDNLCPMTPARRVTYRDAFAEHSGLDSATVSIAACRASLAARGIEMHTELDRRGWLELLMSHVIVPECSRDGFTFIYDFPEDQAALATVRPGAPSVASRFELLAYGVELANGFHELTDPCEQRARFERELASRRESVAPIVPLDENLLAALAHGLPACAGVAVGLDRLVMLAAGHDHIVQAMAFSWDTA
- the htpX gene encoding protease HtpX, producing the protein MFSRIALFLLANFSVLAVLSVSSRVLGLDAYLASQGMGINGLLIMAAVFGFAGSFISLAMSKWLAKKSMGVKVIERPENRTETWLVETVRRQARQAGIGIPEVGIFDSAQPNAFATGMSKNSALVAVSSGLLQTMTEDEAEAVLGHEVSHVANGDMLTMGLLQGVLNTFVIFFSRIIGTLVDRTVFKVERGIGPGYFIGSIVAEMLLGILAAMIAMWFSRYREFHADAGGARLAGRDKMIAALRRLQSISEPRDLPGQLAAFGIVGGIGQGLKRLLMSHPPLEARIKTLQGAP